The following are encoded in a window of Thiohalobacter sp. IOR34 genomic DNA:
- a CDS encoding RNA-binding S4 domain-containing protein — protein MAESGSPPPERLRVDKWLWAARFFKTRALAAEAVQGGKVHVNGARVKASRPLKPGDRLRIHKGDLLFEIEVLRLAARRGPASVAATLYAEDPASLAAREARREERRLQAAAQPQGGGRPDKKARRQWRRVTGRG, from the coding sequence GTGGCTGAGTCCGGCAGCCCGCCGCCGGAGCGCCTGCGTGTCGACAAGTGGCTGTGGGCGGCGCGTTTCTTCAAGACCCGTGCCCTGGCCGCGGAGGCGGTGCAGGGCGGCAAGGTTCACGTCAATGGCGCCCGGGTCAAAGCCTCCCGCCCTCTGAAGCCGGGTGACCGGCTGCGCATCCACAAGGGTGATCTGCTGTTCGAGATCGAGGTGCTGCGGCTCGCTGCGCGCCGCGGACCGGCCAGTGTGGCCGCCACCCTCTACGCCGAGGACCCGGCGAGCCTGGCAGCGCGCGAGGCGCGCCGCGAGGAGCGCCGGCTGCAGGCCGCGGCCCAGCCGCAGGGCGGTGGCCGGCCGGACAAGAAGGCCCGCCGCCAGTGGCGGCGCGTCACCGGGCGGGGCTGA
- the htpG gene encoding molecular chaperone HtpG codes for MSVDAHKETLEFQTEVRQLLNLMIHSLYSNKEIFLRELISNASDACDKLRFEALSDDALFEADSDLKIRIRIDRKARTLTVSDNGVGMNREEVVENIGTIAKSGTRQFFESLTGDQAKDAQLIGQFGVGFYSAFIVADKVTVETRRAGLTAEHGVRWVSDGEGSYTLETIEREARGTDVTLHLREGEEEFLEPYRIRAIVKKYSDHISLPIELLEGEEGKEEWQQINSAEALWARPKNEITDEEYKEFYKHVAHDFEDPLTWTHNRVEGTQSYISLLYVPQRAPFDLYDRERRHGIKLYVRRVFIMDDAEQLMPHYLRFVRGVVDSDDLPLNVSREILQHNKLIDTIRAASVKKVLGLLEGLARNEPEKYATFWREFGKVMKEGPAEDYANRERIARLLRFSSTHTDSEEQNVSLEDYLQRMKPGQKKIYYITAESFAAARHSPHLEVFRNKGIEVLLLWDRVDEWMMSHLTEFDGKPLASVAKGDLDLDELEDEAQKKQAEEAEGEYKEVLERMQKVLGEQVSAVRISHRLTESPACLVLGEQDMAVHLQQMLRQAGHEVPISRPALEINPGHPLVRQLKEIEDEQRFEDWTRVLFDQALLAEGGHLEDPASFVRRLNGLLLGLGGQ; via the coding sequence ATGAGCGTCGACGCCCACAAGGAAACACTCGAATTCCAGACCGAGGTCCGGCAGCTGCTGAACCTCATGATCCATTCGCTGTATTCCAACAAGGAGATCTTCCTCCGCGAGCTGATCTCCAATGCCTCCGATGCCTGTGACAAGCTGCGCTTCGAGGCGCTGAGCGACGATGCCCTGTTCGAGGCTGACAGCGATCTGAAGATCCGCATTCGCATCGACCGCAAGGCGCGCACCCTTACCGTCTCCGACAACGGTGTCGGCATGAACCGCGAGGAGGTGGTGGAGAACATCGGCACCATCGCCAAGTCGGGCACCCGCCAGTTCTTCGAGTCGCTGACCGGCGACCAGGCCAAGGATGCCCAGCTCATCGGACAGTTCGGCGTTGGCTTCTATTCCGCCTTCATCGTCGCCGACAAGGTGACGGTGGAGACCCGCCGCGCCGGTCTCACCGCCGAGCACGGCGTGCGCTGGGTCTCGGACGGCGAGGGCAGCTACACCCTGGAGACCATCGAGCGCGAGGCCCGTGGCACAGATGTCACTCTGCACCTGCGCGAGGGCGAGGAGGAGTTCCTCGAGCCCTACCGGATTCGCGCCATCGTCAAGAAGTACTCGGATCACATCTCCCTGCCCATCGAGCTGCTGGAGGGCGAGGAGGGCAAGGAGGAATGGCAGCAGATCAACAGCGCCGAGGCACTCTGGGCGCGTCCCAAGAACGAGATCACGGACGAGGAGTACAAGGAATTCTACAAGCACGTCGCCCACGATTTCGAGGATCCGCTGACCTGGACCCACAACCGGGTGGAGGGCACCCAGTCCTATATCTCGCTGCTCTACGTGCCGCAGCGTGCGCCCTTCGACCTCTACGACCGCGAGCGGCGCCACGGCATCAAGCTCTATGTGCGCCGGGTGTTCATCATGGACGACGCCGAGCAGCTGATGCCGCACTATCTGCGCTTCGTGCGTGGCGTGGTCGACTCGGACGATCTGCCGCTCAACGTGTCGCGCGAGATCCTCCAGCACAACAAGCTGATCGACACCATCCGTGCCGCCTCGGTGAAGAAGGTGCTCGGCCTGCTGGAGGGCCTGGCCAGGAACGAGCCCGAGAAATACGCCACCTTCTGGCGCGAGTTCGGCAAGGTCATGAAGGAAGGGCCGGCAGAGGACTACGCCAACCGGGAGCGTATCGCCCGCCTGCTGCGCTTCAGCTCCACCCATACCGACAGCGAGGAGCAGAACGTCTCGCTGGAAGACTACCTGCAGCGCATGAAGCCGGGGCAGAAGAAGATCTACTACATCACCGCAGAGAGCTTCGCCGCCGCCCGCCACAGCCCGCATCTGGAGGTGTTTCGCAACAAGGGCATCGAGGTGCTGCTGCTCTGGGACCGGGTCGACGAATGGATGATGTCCCACCTCACCGAGTTCGACGGCAAGCCGCTGGCCTCGGTGGCCAAGGGTGATCTCGATCTCGACGAGCTGGAGGACGAGGCGCAGAAGAAGCAGGCCGAGGAGGCCGAGGGCGAGTACAAGGAGGTTCTGGAGCGCATGCAGAAGGTGCTCGGCGAGCAGGTCTCGGCGGTGCGCATCAGTCACCGGCTGACCGAGTCGCCCGCCTGCCTGGTGCTGGGCGAGCAGGACATGGCCGTGCATCTGCAGCAGATGCTGCGCCAGGCCGGCCACGAGGTGCCGATCTCCAGGCCGGCGCTGGAGATCAATCCCGGCCATCCCCTGGTCCGCCAGCTGAAGGAGATCGAGGACGAGCAGCGCTTCGAGGACTGGACCCGGGTGCTGTTCGATCAGGCCCTGCTGGCCGAGGGCGGTCACCTGGAGGATCCGGCCAGCTTCGTGCGCCGTCTCAACGGCCTGCTGCTCGGGCTGGGCGGCCAATGA
- a CDS encoding methylated-DNA--[protein]-cysteine S-methyltransferase: protein MAEWQAVLDSPLGRLGLRLDATGALTGIDFLPSGTPLRAPCSPAARRACDALEAYFKDPRRVPPVPLRPRGSPFQRRVWAALAEIPPGECRHYGELATRLGSAPRAVGQACRRNPVPILIPCHRVVAASGEGGYAGAREGPLLAIKRWLLAHERQS, encoded by the coding sequence ATGGCGGAGTGGCAGGCCGTGCTCGATTCGCCGCTCGGTCGCCTCGGCCTGCGCCTGGATGCCACGGGCGCCCTGACCGGCATCGACTTCCTGCCTTCCGGGACCCCGCTGCGCGCGCCGTGCAGCCCCGCCGCGCGCCGGGCCTGCGATGCCCTGGAGGCCTATTTCAAGGATCCACGGCGGGTGCCGCCGGTGCCGCTGCGGCCCCGGGGCAGCCCCTTCCAGCGCCGGGTCTGGGCCGCACTGGCCGAGATCCCGCCGGGCGAGTGCCGCCACTACGGTGAGCTGGCGACCCGTCTCGGCAGCGCGCCGCGCGCCGTCGGCCAGGCATGCCGGCGCAACCCCGTGCCGATCCTGATCCCCTGCCACCGGGTGGTGGCGGCCAGCGGTGAGGGTGGCTATGCCGGCGCCCGCGAGGGGCCGCTGCTGGCCATCAAGCGCTGGCTGCTGGCCCACGAACGGCAATCTTGA
- the rplS gene encoding 50S ribosomal protein L19 gives MSNIIEELEKEQMNREVPEFGPGDTVIVNVKVKEGNRERIQAFEGVVIAKRNRGLNSAFTVRKISHGEGVERVFQTYSPAIADIKVKRRGDVRRAKLYYLRERSGKAARIKEKI, from the coding sequence ATGAGCAACATTATCGAAGAACTGGAAAAGGAACAGATGAATCGCGAGGTGCCGGAGTTCGGCCCGGGCGACACCGTCATCGTCAACGTCAAGGTGAAGGAAGGTAACCGCGAGCGTATCCAGGCCTTCGAGGGCGTGGTCATCGCCAAGCGCAACCGCGGTCTGAATTCGGCCTTCACGGTGCGCAAGATTTCCCACGGCGAGGGCGTGGAGCGTGTCTTCCAGACCTACAGCCCGGCCATCGCCGATATCAAGGTCAAGCGCCGTGGTGACGTGCGCCGCGCCAAGCTCTACTACCTGCGCGAGCGTTCCGGCAAGGCGGCACGGATCAAGGAAAAGATCTGA
- the trmD gene encoding tRNA (guanosine(37)-N1)-methyltransferase TrmD, with product MRIDVVTLFPEMVQGVADYGVTGRAVERGLLELQTWNPRDYSRDRHRTVDDRPYGGGPGMVMLYQPLHEAIEAARAAAGPAKVIYLSPQGRRLDQDAVRRFAAEPRLILVAGRYEGVDERLIQREVDEEWSIGDYVLSGGELPAMVLIDAVARLQPGALGDAGSAEQDSFMDGLLDCPHYTRPERVAGMQVPPVLLGGNHEQIRRWRLQQALGRTWLRRPELLADKQLNEEQQALLEAFIREHRETETTK from the coding sequence ATGCGCATCGACGTGGTGACCCTGTTCCCGGAGATGGTGCAGGGGGTTGCCGACTACGGCGTGACCGGCCGGGCCGTGGAACGCGGCCTGCTGGAGCTGCAGACCTGGAACCCGCGGGACTACAGCCGCGACCGGCACCGGACGGTGGACGACCGGCCCTATGGCGGCGGCCCCGGCATGGTCATGCTCTACCAGCCGTTGCACGAGGCCATCGAGGCAGCGCGCGCGGCGGCGGGGCCGGCGAAGGTGATCTACCTCTCGCCGCAGGGCCGCCGGCTGGACCAGGATGCGGTGCGCCGCTTCGCGGCGGAACCGCGGCTGATCCTGGTCGCGGGTCGCTACGAAGGCGTCGACGAGCGGTTGATCCAGCGCGAGGTCGACGAGGAATGGTCGATCGGCGACTATGTGTTGTCCGGCGGCGAGCTGCCGGCGATGGTGCTGATCGACGCCGTGGCCCGGCTGCAGCCCGGGGCCCTGGGCGATGCCGGTTCGGCCGAGCAGGACTCCTTCATGGATGGCCTGCTGGACTGCCCGCACTACACGCGCCCGGAGCGCGTGGCGGGCATGCAGGTGCCGCCGGTGCTGCTCGGCGGCAACCACGAACAGATCCGTCGCTGGCGGTTGCAGCAGGCCCTGGGGCGCACCTGGCTGCGTCGGCCGGAGCTGCTGGCCGACAAGCAACTGAACGAGGAACAGCAGGCGCTGCTGGAAGCATTCATCCGCGAACATCGCGAAACAGAAACGACCAAGTGA
- the rimM gene encoding ribosome maturation factor RimM (Essential for efficient processing of 16S rRNA) encodes MTEAGDQFIIVGRISGLYGVRGWVRVYSHTEPRENIVDYRPWYLQGAEGWQPCEVVEGRRHGKGVVARLAGYDDRTAAAALLGRDIAIRRDQLPETAEDEYYWTDLEGLEVVTTEGVELGRVDHLFATGANDVLVVRGERERLIPFVQGQVIRSIDLAAGRIEVDWDPDF; translated from the coding sequence GTGACCGAGGCAGGCGATCAGTTCATCATCGTCGGCCGGATCAGCGGCCTCTACGGGGTGCGCGGCTGGGTGCGGGTCTACTCCCACACCGAACCGCGCGAGAACATCGTCGACTACCGTCCCTGGTACCTGCAGGGGGCTGAGGGCTGGCAGCCCTGCGAGGTGGTGGAGGGGCGCCGCCACGGCAAGGGGGTGGTGGCCCGTCTGGCGGGCTACGACGACCGCACCGCCGCCGCCGCGCTGCTGGGCCGGGACATCGCCATCCGCCGCGACCAGCTGCCGGAGACCGCGGAGGACGAGTATTACTGGACCGACCTCGAAGGCCTGGAGGTGGTCACCACCGAAGGTGTCGAACTGGGCCGGGTCGACCACCTGTTCGCCACCGGTGCCAACGACGTGCTGGTGGTGCGCGGGGAACGGGAGCGGCTGATCCCCTTCGTGCAGGGCCAGGTGATCAGGTCGATCGACCTCGCTGCCGGCCGCATCGAGGTGGACTGGGACCCGGATTTCTGA
- the rpsP gene encoding 30S ribosomal protein S16, which translates to MVTIRLARGGAKKRPFYHIVVTDSRNRRDGRYIERLGFFNPLAKEDAEGLRIDVERVEHWLSRGAKASERVDQLLKQHKAQNAA; encoded by the coding sequence ATGGTAACCATTCGTCTGGCCCGTGGCGGCGCCAAGAAGCGGCCCTTCTACCACATCGTGGTCACCGACAGCCGCAACCGGCGTGACGGCCGTTACATCGAGCGCCTTGGATTTTTCAATCCGCTGGCAAAGGAAGACGCAGAGGGCCTGCGGATCGACGTGGAACGTGTCGAGCACTGGCTGTCCCGGGGCGCCAAGGCCTCCGAGCGCGTCGACCAGCTGCTCAAGCAGCACAAGGCGCAGAACGCCGCCTGA
- the ffh gene encoding signal recognition particle protein, whose amino-acid sequence MFDNLTERLSKTLRNLRGQGRLTEQNIKDTLREVRMALLEADVALPVVREFIDRVRERAVGQEVLQSLTPGQALVKVVNDELVQMMGEHNDDLNLKTAPPAVILMAGLQGSGKTTSTAKLARWLKERRKKSVLVVSCDVYRPAAIEQLQTLAGEVGAEFYPSSSDQDPVEIARSAVEHGRRHGIDVVIVDTAGRLHIDDAMMDEIRRVHEAISPIETLFVVDSMTGQDAANTAKAFDQALPLTGVILTKADGDARGGAALSIRAITGKPIKFLGVGEKTAALEPFYPDRVASRILGMGDVLGLVEEAERKLDKDKAARLANKLKKGKRFDLEDFREQLQQMMGMGGLSGLMDKLPGMAELPQAVKNQVDDRELVRMVAIIDSMTPGERRHPDIIKGSRRRRIAAGSGTRVQDVNKLLKQFTQMQKMMKKMSKGGMAKMMRGLKGRLPTGLPF is encoded by the coding sequence ATGTTTGACAATCTGACCGAACGCCTTTCCAAGACGCTGCGCAATCTGCGGGGTCAGGGTCGCCTGACCGAGCAGAACATCAAGGACACCCTGCGCGAGGTGCGCATGGCCCTGCTCGAGGCGGACGTGGCGCTGCCCGTGGTGCGCGAGTTCATCGACCGGGTGCGCGAGCGGGCCGTTGGCCAGGAGGTGCTGCAGAGCCTGACGCCGGGGCAGGCCCTGGTGAAGGTGGTCAACGACGAGCTGGTCCAGATGATGGGCGAGCACAACGACGACCTGAACCTGAAGACGGCGCCGCCGGCGGTGATCCTGATGGCCGGCCTGCAGGGCTCCGGCAAGACCACCAGCACCGCCAAGCTGGCGCGCTGGCTGAAGGAACGCCGCAAGAAGTCGGTGCTGGTGGTCAGCTGCGACGTCTACCGGCCGGCGGCCATCGAGCAGTTGCAGACCCTGGCCGGCGAGGTCGGTGCCGAGTTCTATCCCAGTTCTTCCGACCAGGATCCGGTGGAGATTGCCCGTTCCGCAGTGGAACATGGTCGTCGCCACGGCATCGATGTGGTGATCGTCGACACCGCCGGCCGACTGCACATCGACGACGCCATGATGGACGAGATCCGCCGCGTGCACGAGGCGATCAGTCCGATCGAGACCCTGTTCGTGGTCGACAGCATGACCGGCCAGGATGCGGCCAACACCGCCAAGGCCTTCGACCAGGCACTGCCCCTGACCGGTGTCATCCTCACCAAGGCCGATGGCGACGCCCGTGGCGGTGCGGCGCTGTCGATCCGCGCCATCACCGGCAAGCCGATCAAGTTCCTCGGCGTGGGCGAGAAGACCGCGGCCCTGGAGCCCTTCTATCCCGACCGGGTCGCCTCGCGCATCCTCGGCATGGGCGACGTGCTGGGGCTGGTGGAGGAGGCCGAGCGCAAGCTGGACAAGGACAAGGCGGCGCGTCTCGCCAACAAGCTCAAGAAGGGCAAGCGCTTCGACCTGGAGGATTTCCGCGAGCAGCTGCAGCAGATGATGGGCATGGGCGGGCTGAGCGGCCTGATGGACAAGCTGCCGGGGATGGCCGAGTTGCCGCAGGCGGTCAAGAACCAGGTCGACGACCGCGAGCTGGTGCGCATGGTTGCCATCATCGATTCCATGACCCCGGGGGAACGCCGCCATCCCGACATCATCAAGGGCTCTCGCCGGCGTCGTATCGCCGCCGGTTCCGGCACCCGGGTGCAGGACGTGAACAAGCTGCTCAAGCAGTTCACCCAGATGCAGAAGATGATGAAGAAGATGTCCAAGGGCGGCATGGCCAAGATGATGCGCGGCCTGAAGGGGCGGCTGCCGACCGGCCTGCCGTTCTGA
- a CDS encoding 3',5'-cyclic-nucleotide phosphodiesterase: MGCSGGIGAELRTTCFQIDDDILIDAGTGLGNLSLPEMAGIRHIFLTHSHLDHLAGLPLMVDSIFGEIDEPLVLHASAATLEALRRHVFNWVVWPDFTELPTAERPVLRFEVMEAGEVREIDGRRIEMIEVNHAVPAVGYCVDAGDAVFAFSGDTMSNDTLWAALNRYPRLDALVVECAFGDQDEALCRKAYHYCPRMLAADLRKLRHRPDVYITHLKPGAEERIFAEISAQAGEHRLRRLFGGDLIQL; this comes from the coding sequence TTGGGATGCAGCGGAGGGATAGGCGCAGAGCTGCGAACGACCTGTTTCCAGATCGATGACGATATTCTCATCGATGCCGGTACCGGACTTGGCAACCTGTCCCTGCCGGAAATGGCCGGTATCCGGCATATCTTCCTGACCCATTCCCATCTCGATCACCTCGCCGGTCTGCCGCTGATGGTGGATTCCATCTTTGGCGAGATCGACGAGCCGCTGGTGCTGCATGCCAGTGCCGCCACCCTTGAGGCGCTGCGCCGCCATGTCTTCAACTGGGTGGTCTGGCCGGATTTCACCGAGCTGCCGACCGCGGAACGGCCGGTGCTGCGTTTCGAGGTGATGGAGGCCGGCGAGGTGCGGGAGATCGACGGCCGGCGGATCGAGATGATCGAGGTCAATCACGCGGTGCCCGCGGTCGGTTATTGCGTCGACGCGGGTGATGCCGTGTTTGCCTTCAGTGGCGACACCATGAGCAACGATACCCTGTGGGCAGCGCTCAACCGTTATCCGCGGCTCGATGCCCTGGTCGTCGAGTGTGCCTTCGGCGATCAGGACGAGGCGCTGTGCCGCAAGGCCTACCACTACTGCCCGCGCATGCTGGCCGCGGATCTGCGCAAGCTGCGGCATCGCCCCGATGTCTACATCACCCACCTCAAGCCGGGCGCCGAGGAGCGAATCTTCGCCGAGATCAGCGCCCAGGCTGGCGAGCACCGCCTCAGGCGGCTGTTCGGCGGGGACCTGATCCAGCTATAA
- the ccsA gene encoding cytochrome c biogenesis protein CcsA, which produces MHTHLIGILAIVLYLFAGVLLALRMLRRGEDVLLGRKGVLLLGLVAAAGHAWALAPMLFPPSGINLGFFNALSLIALLSALLLLISSFDRPLENLGIVLLPFAALSVALMFAYPSRQLVSDSNWQLDLHILISMLAYSLFAIAAIQAILLAIQDHQLHNRRPGGLIRALPPLQTMESLLMQLIATGFVLLSIALVTGFLFIEDIFAQHLVHKTVLSLLAWVVFATLLWGRWRFGWRGRVAIRWTLGGYLVLMLAYFGSKLVLELVLQQ; this is translated from the coding sequence ATGCATACGCACCTCATCGGCATCCTGGCCATCGTTCTTTACCTGTTCGCCGGCGTCCTGCTGGCGCTGCGCATGCTGCGCCGGGGTGAGGACGTGCTGCTGGGCCGCAAGGGGGTGCTGCTGCTGGGCCTGGTGGCGGCCGCCGGCCACGCCTGGGCGCTGGCGCCGATGCTGTTTCCGCCCAGCGGGATCAACCTCGGTTTCTTCAATGCCCTGTCCCTGATCGCCCTGCTCTCCGCCCTGCTGCTGCTGATCTCCTCCTTCGACCGGCCGCTGGAGAACCTCGGCATCGTGCTGCTGCCCTTCGCCGCCCTCAGCGTGGCGCTGATGTTCGCCTATCCCTCCCGCCAGCTGGTCAGCGACAGCAACTGGCAGCTCGACCTGCACATCCTGATATCGATGCTGGCCTATAGCCTGTTCGCCATCGCCGCCATCCAGGCCATCCTGCTGGCCATCCAGGACCACCAGCTGCACAACCGCCGCCCCGGCGGCCTGATCCGCGCCCTGCCGCCGCTGCAGACCATGGAATCCCTGCTCATGCAGCTGATCGCCACCGGTTTCGTACTGCTCAGTATCGCCCTGGTCACCGGCTTCCTGTTCATCGAGGACATCTTCGCCCAGCACCTGGTACACAAGACCGTCCTCTCGCTGCTCGCCTGGGTGGTGTTCGCCACCCTGCTCTGGGGGCGCTGGCGCTTCGGCTGGCGGGGCCGGGTGGCCATCCGCTGGACGCTGGGCGGCTACCTGGTACTGATGCTGGCCTATTTCGGCAGCAAGCTGGTGCTGGAGCTGGTCCTCCAGCAGTAG